The Streptomyces sp. NBC_00691 genome has a segment encoding these proteins:
- a CDS encoding HAMP domain-containing sensor histidine kinase, with the protein MRPGGDAGYLGSGSTIRTRIALVYGGAFLVLGTVLLLVVNLLVLAGTGDETDAIVARANGAVTGTGAPANGVAVVEAYELGDDISRAAGEQMLMWSSLALLVMACCAVVVGWWTAGRVLRPVHEMTARAGRLSERTLHDRIGVTGPDDELKELGDTIDALLGRLETAFDSQRRFIANASHELRTPLATQRAAIQVGLDDSCDVRQVLLDSNRRSERLIDGLLLLARSERGLAEREDVRLGELVEEEWADAHVAADGGVVRGSRVLLGQLVRNLVANAVAYNVPDGTVDVRAGGGVLTVTNTGPVVPPDEVAGLFEPFRRGEGRDRMGPGAGLGLSIVRSIAEAHGGRAGAVARTAGEGGGLVVTVTLPVTAADASP; encoded by the coding sequence GTGAGGCCGGGCGGGGACGCCGGATACCTGGGGTCCGGCTCCACCATCCGGACGCGGATCGCGCTCGTGTACGGGGGCGCCTTCCTGGTCCTGGGGACGGTGCTGCTGCTCGTCGTGAACCTGCTCGTCCTCGCCGGGACCGGCGACGAGACCGACGCGATCGTGGCGCGCGCCAACGGGGCCGTGACCGGGACCGGGGCGCCGGCGAACGGTGTCGCCGTCGTCGAGGCGTACGAGCTGGGGGACGACATCAGCCGCGCCGCCGGCGAGCAGATGCTCATGTGGTCGAGCCTCGCCCTGCTCGTCATGGCCTGCTGCGCCGTCGTCGTCGGGTGGTGGACCGCCGGTCGGGTGCTCCGGCCCGTGCACGAGATGACCGCCCGCGCCGGGCGCCTCTCCGAACGCACTCTGCACGACCGCATCGGCGTCACCGGACCCGACGACGAGCTCAAGGAACTCGGGGACACGATCGACGCGCTGCTCGGCCGCCTGGAGACCGCCTTCGACAGCCAGCGCCGGTTCATCGCCAACGCCTCCCACGAGCTGCGCACCCCGCTCGCCACTCAGCGTGCCGCGATCCAGGTGGGCCTGGACGACAGCTGCGACGTGCGACAGGTCCTCCTCGACAGCAACCGGCGCAGCGAACGCCTCATCGACGGTCTGCTCCTGCTCGCCCGCAGCGAGCGGGGGCTCGCCGAACGCGAGGACGTGCGGCTCGGCGAGCTCGTCGAGGAGGAGTGGGCGGACGCGCACGTGGCGGCCGACGGCGGTGTCGTACGGGGCAGCCGGGTGCTGCTCGGGCAGCTCGTCCGGAATCTCGTCGCGAACGCGGTCGCCTACAACGTGCCGGACGGGACGGTGGACGTACGGGCCGGGGGCGGCGTCCTGACGGTGACCAACACGGGCCCCGTCGTCCCGCCCGACGAGGTGGCCGGGCTCTTCGAACCCTTCCGGCGCGGCGAGGGGCGGGACCGCATGGGGCCGGGCGCGGGCCTCGGCCTGTCCATCGTGCGGTCGATCGCGGAGGCCCACGGAGGACGGGCGGGCGCCGTGGCCCGGACCGCGGGGGAGGGCGGCGGCCTGGTGGTGACGGTGACCCTGCCGGTGACCGCCGCCGACGCCTCCCCCTGA
- a CDS encoding methyltransferase, with protein sequence MTPTTSPTATDVERLRAAARFVREQETTDLLARVLPGLDGPELRATAERCRFAHAALLVFPPDEQALRTELAAAGLTPDGEARPSVVVRERLAARHGLGVEELDVRILRPAVFGRPGGEQRAVEVFALTAPAGSAAATVAAEERAVDREAHVAFDVERPDPLVLRGLRAGFLRYGAAPDGGGYNPHEDGTVFYFAAPDETKTPYRRVELYARGDHRDVLAEHLDERRAGAHPAETLLRLLTGAWTTQALAVCAELRLPEAMSPRTARGAEALAPVVGARPENLATLLRYLAMVGVVAEEPGARGTFRLTEAGLLLREDAEGSVRALALMYGGPFYESFGRLAHTVRTGEPGFEDRYGENHFDHFARDPELAARFDRSMTASAPMFDPLPRHPVVTAAAAAPGGRTVVDIAGGTGELLGRLLTAHPSLRGVLLERAHVVEAARSRLGAVVERCAFRTGDFADVPSDGDVYVLSRVLHDWDDERCRAILRHCAAAMPPEADLLIVERLLPVDSSPSLATAWDLHMMCNTGGRERTAAAYAGLLADAGLTLVGRTPLPLEAHVLHARRR encoded by the coding sequence ATGACACCCACCACCAGCCCGACCGCCACCGACGTCGAGCGGCTGCGGGCCGCCGCCCGGTTCGTACGGGAGCAGGAGACGACCGACCTGTTGGCCCGCGTCCTGCCCGGGCTCGACGGTCCCGAGCTGCGGGCGACGGCCGAGCGGTGCCGGTTCGCGCACGCCGCGCTCCTCGTCTTCCCGCCCGACGAACAAGCCCTCCGGACGGAGCTGGCGGCCGCCGGACTGACCCCGGACGGCGAGGCGCGGCCGAGCGTCGTGGTGCGGGAGCGGCTGGCGGCACGCCACGGACTGGGCGTCGAGGAACTGGACGTGCGGATCCTCCGGCCGGCGGTGTTCGGGCGGCCGGGCGGCGAACAACGTGCGGTGGAGGTGTTCGCGCTGACGGCCCCGGCGGGCTCGGCGGCGGCGACGGTCGCCGCCGAGGAACGGGCGGTGGACCGGGAGGCGCACGTGGCCTTCGACGTGGAGCGGCCCGACCCCCTGGTGCTGCGCGGGCTGCGGGCGGGCTTCCTGCGGTACGGCGCGGCGCCGGACGGGGGCGGCTACAACCCGCACGAGGACGGGACCGTCTTCTACTTCGCCGCACCCGACGAGACGAAGACGCCCTACCGGCGGGTGGAGCTGTACGCGCGCGGTGACCACCGGGACGTGCTGGCCGAGCATCTCGACGAGCGGCGGGCCGGCGCGCACCCGGCGGAGACGCTCCTCCGTCTGCTGACCGGCGCCTGGACGACGCAGGCGCTGGCCGTCTGCGCGGAGCTGCGGCTCCCGGAGGCGATGAGCCCGCGCACCGCGCGCGGGGCCGAGGCGCTGGCGCCGGTGGTGGGGGCCCGGCCGGAGAACCTGGCGACGCTGCTGCGGTACCTCGCCATGGTGGGTGTCGTGGCGGAGGAACCCGGCGCGCGGGGCACGTTCCGGCTGACGGAGGCGGGGCTGCTGCTGCGCGAGGACGCCGAGGGGTCGGTACGGGCGCTGGCGCTGATGTACGGCGGGCCGTTCTACGAGTCCTTCGGCCGGCTCGCGCACACCGTGCGGACGGGGGAGCCGGGATTCGAGGACCGGTACGGCGAGAACCACTTCGACCACTTCGCGCGCGATCCCGAGCTGGCCGCCCGGTTCGACCGGTCGATGACGGCGAGCGCCCCGATGTTCGACCCGCTGCCGCGTCACCCGGTCGTCACCGCGGCGGCCGCCGCCCCCGGCGGCCGTACCGTCGTGGACATCGCCGGAGGCACCGGGGAACTCCTCGGGCGGCTCCTCACCGCGCATCCCTCCCTGCGCGGGGTCCTTCTCGAACGCGCCCACGTGGTCGAGGCGGCGCGGTCCCGGCTCGGCGCCGTCGTGGAACGGTGCGCCTTCCGGACCGGTGACTTCGCGGACGTGCCGTCGGACGGGGACGTGTACGTGCTCTCCCGCGTCCTGCACGACTGGGACGACGAGCGGTGCCGGGCGATCCTGCGGCACTGCGCGGCCGCGATGCCGCCCGAGGCGGACCTGCTGATCGTGGAGCGTCTGCTGCCGGTGGACTCCTCGCCCTCGCTGGCGACGGCGTGGGACCTCCACATGATGTGCAACACGGGAGGCCGGGAGCGTACGGCGGCCGCGTACGCCGGGCTGCTCGCCGACGCCGGACTCACTCTCGTCGGCCGCACGCCGCTGCCCCTGGAGGCCCACGTGCTGCACGCCCGCCGGCGGTAG
- a CDS encoding 4-hydroxybenzoate 3-monooxygenase codes for MTHSADVVVLGAGPAGLVLANILLRSGVDCVVLERASREHVQQRARAGFLVPHTARLLAGHGLDEGLRERGQEHGVCEFRTESGRFRLDYGRLGRGEPHTVYPQHDLVTDLVRLFLGAGGQIRFDTEAVEVTGLDGSRPSVAVREPDGRTARWRARYVAACDGRYGAGRRSLPPGAVRQHHRDHGVSWLGLLAEAPPSLDAVGYATHARGFAGHMARSPEVTRYYLQCARGTVPEDWSDERVWDELDLRMRAEEFGPLRRGRILQRTVVDFESDVLEPLRHGPLFLVGDAASLISPSAAKGANLAVLEADLLARALTDDLLHGDSGGLDRYSERCLEHIWRSQEFSHWMIQLLHRVPGPDGGASPFQEGLRRARMEALRTSRAHQDWFAENYVGV; via the coding sequence ATGACCCATTCCGCCGATGTGGTCGTCCTCGGCGCGGGCCCCGCCGGGCTGGTGCTCGCAAACATCCTCCTGCGCAGCGGTGTCGACTGCGTCGTCCTGGAGCGGGCGAGCCGCGAGCATGTGCAGCAGCGGGCGCGGGCCGGTTTCCTCGTCCCTCACACCGCCCGGCTGCTGGCGGGACACGGCCTCGACGAGGGGCTGCGCGAGCGCGGGCAGGAGCACGGCGTCTGTGAGTTCCGTACCGAGAGCGGACGGTTCCGCCTCGACTACGGCCGGCTCGGCAGGGGCGAGCCGCACACCGTCTATCCGCAGCACGACCTGGTCACCGATCTCGTCCGGCTCTTCCTGGGCGCCGGCGGCCAGATCCGCTTCGACACCGAGGCCGTCGAGGTGACGGGCCTCGACGGCTCTCGCCCCTCGGTGGCGGTACGGGAGCCGGACGGCCGTACCGCACGCTGGCGGGCTCGCTACGTCGCCGCCTGCGACGGACGGTACGGGGCGGGCCGCCGCTCACTGCCTCCCGGCGCGGTGCGGCAGCACCACCGTGACCACGGGGTCTCGTGGCTCGGGCTGCTGGCGGAGGCACCGCCGAGCCTCGACGCCGTCGGATACGCCACCCACGCCCGGGGGTTCGCGGGTCACATGGCGCGCTCGCCCGAGGTCACCCGCTACTACCTCCAGTGCGCGCGCGGCACGGTGCCGGAGGACTGGTCCGACGAGCGGGTGTGGGACGAGCTCGACCTGAGGATGCGGGCCGAGGAGTTCGGGCCGCTGCGGCGGGGGAGGATCCTGCAGCGGACGGTGGTCGACTTCGAGTCGGACGTCCTCGAACCCCTGCGCCACGGCCCCCTGTTCCTCGTCGGTGACGCCGCGAGCCTGATCAGCCCGTCCGCCGCGAAGGGGGCCAACCTGGCCGTGCTGGAGGCCGACCTCCTCGCCCGCGCCCTCACCGACGACCTGCTGCACGGGGACTCCGGGGGGCTCGACCGGTATTCCGAGCGGTGCCTCGAACACATCTGGCGGTCCCAGGAGTTCTCGCACTGGATGATCCAGCTCCTGCACCGCGTACCCGGCCCCGACGGCGGCGCCTCGCCCTTCCAGGAGGGGCTGCGGCGCGCCCGCATGGAGGCGCTGCGGACCTCCCGCGCCCACCAGGACTGGTTCGCCGAGAACTACGTCGGCGTCTGA
- a CDS encoding APC family permease translates to MRTTTNRGLQPNVLGTFDTIVMAVAGSAPAYSMAATTAVLFGAVGYAGPAALLYCAIPMFGIVLAYARLGRIDVNAGAGYSWVGRTLHPFLGFLSGWALVFAATVFMVAGSLPAGSLTLALIDQDLADSTPLAAAVGAGWFLMMLLVVLGGARLTVRAQLIMSGVEMLILVGFILAAVAHRGRATAFDWSWFGFGQFDGTQGFAAGALIAAFYYWGWDVTSNLSEETRNSRRTAGLAALVGVGFVFLLFVAVTVVVNILLTAEEIRTAGPNVLAVIGQEVWPGVGGKLLVVAVLLSTVATLETTLLQVTRSLFAMGRDRTLPAALGAVHRRWNTPWVAIAAVGGAALLLFAAAAAAGSLQQILRDAVSAIGLQIAFYYGLAGIAAVVAYKSVLLRSVRNLLLGGVWPLLGSAFMLWTFVESLGELSTTALTIGLGGLLLGVVPLLVYWRRGSDYYRPARLDAARAMAASEGSGPATRARSGTRDKSYATDF, encoded by the coding sequence ATGCGCACCACCACGAACAGAGGGCTGCAGCCCAATGTCCTCGGCACCTTCGACACGATCGTGATGGCCGTCGCCGGCAGCGCCCCCGCCTACTCGATGGCGGCGACGACCGCCGTGCTCTTCGGCGCCGTCGGCTACGCGGGGCCCGCCGCCCTGCTGTACTGCGCGATACCGATGTTCGGCATCGTCCTCGCGTACGCCCGCCTCGGGCGGATCGACGTCAACGCCGGTGCCGGCTACTCCTGGGTGGGCCGCACCCTCCACCCCTTCCTCGGCTTCCTGTCGGGCTGGGCCCTGGTCTTCGCCGCCACCGTCTTCATGGTGGCCGGCTCGCTGCCCGCCGGATCCCTCACGCTCGCCCTCATCGACCAGGACCTCGCCGACAGCACCCCGCTCGCCGCGGCCGTGGGCGCGGGCTGGTTCCTGATGATGCTCCTCGTGGTCCTGGGCGGTGCCCGGCTGACCGTGCGCGCCCAACTGATCATGTCCGGGGTCGAGATGCTGATCCTGGTCGGCTTCATCCTGGCGGCCGTGGCGCACCGGGGCCGGGCCACCGCCTTCGACTGGTCCTGGTTCGGCTTCGGGCAGTTCGACGGGACGCAGGGCTTCGCCGCGGGCGCGCTGATCGCCGCGTTCTACTACTGGGGCTGGGACGTCACCAGCAACCTCAGCGAGGAGACCCGGAACAGCCGCCGCACGGCGGGACTCGCCGCGCTCGTCGGCGTCGGCTTCGTCTTCCTCCTCTTCGTCGCCGTCACCGTCGTCGTCAACATCCTGCTGACCGCGGAGGAGATCCGTACCGCGGGACCCAACGTGCTGGCCGTCATCGGCCAGGAGGTCTGGCCCGGCGTGGGCGGCAAGCTCCTCGTCGTCGCCGTCCTGCTGTCCACCGTCGCCACCCTGGAGACCACCCTCCTCCAGGTCACCCGCTCGCTCTTCGCGATGGGCCGCGACCGGACCCTGCCGGCCGCGCTCGGCGCCGTGCACCGCCGCTGGAACACCCCGTGGGTCGCGATCGCCGCCGTCGGCGGGGCCGCGCTGCTGCTGTTCGCGGCCGCCGCGGCCGCCGGCTCGCTGCAGCAGATCCTCCGCGACGCCGTCTCCGCGATCGGGCTGCAGATCGCGTTCTACTACGGCCTCGCGGGCATCGCCGCCGTCGTCGCCTACAAGTCGGTCCTCCTCCGCTCCGTACGGAACCTGCTCCTCGGCGGCGTCTGGCCGCTGCTCGGCTCCGCGTTCATGCTCTGGACCTTCGTCGAATCGCTCGGCGAACTCTCCACCACCGCCCTCACCATCGGCCTCGGCGGTCTGCTCCTCGGCGTCGTCCCGCTGCTCGTGTACTGGCGCAGGGGCAGCGACTACTACCGCCCGGCCCGCCTGGACGCGGCCCGCGCGATGGCCGCCTCGGAGGGCTCGGGCCCGGCCACGCGCGCGCGAAGCGGAACCCGGGACAAGAGCTACGCAACGGATTTCTGA
- a CDS encoding PhoX family protein has protein sequence MRKLLPLLSTNPHGGGRSALTCRYRCGDACFHEVPNTSDNEYAGDVIAGVLSRRSALRAAAVVTVASAAGGAIAFGNAPEAVAGQETFGHGHGAGHGSGKTDGARGLRFTPVAPNTADKVTVPSGYAQNVVIRWGEPILRGAPAFDSEKQTAKAQAGQFGYNNDFLSLLPLHGERDRQVLVANHEYTDEVLMFRGYDAAAPTREQVEIAWAAHGLSVVVVQEEHRTGRLTPVSRHHLNRRLHTTSEFEVTGPAAGSALLKTSADPEGRTVLGTLNNCAGGTTPWGTTLHGEENFNQYFANGSSATDKRYGVGTGATERKWERFDKRFDLKQEPNEVHRFGWVVELDPYDPESTPRKRTALGRFKHEAAQPRLTADGRPVVYMGDDERFDYFYKFVSSKRMKKGNSRAAREHNLTLLDEGTLYVAKLTGDSPAAEIDGTGKHPTDGEFDGSGVWIPLATGDVSHVPGMTAEEVYVFTRLAGDKVGATKMDRPEDVEPSPRTGRVYVALTNNTDRGKAGKAGADEANPRNLNKHGQILELAENWDDPSSDGFAWRLFLVAGDPNDPATYFAGYPKEKVSQISCPDNVAFDPHGNLWISTDGAQLGSHDGLFGVATQGERRGELKQFLTVPKGAETCGPIIQDRRVLVAVQHPGEIDGASVENPKSEWPDGPGKIVRPSVVAVWRTDGRDIGV, from the coding sequence GTGCGCAAACTGCTGCCGCTGCTGAGCACGAACCCCCACGGAGGCGGACGTTCCGCTCTCACCTGCCGTTACCGGTGTGGTGACGCCTGCTTCCACGAGGTTCCCAACACCAGCGACAACGAGTACGCCGGCGACGTCATAGCCGGGGTCCTCTCCCGCCGTTCGGCCCTCCGCGCCGCCGCCGTCGTGACGGTCGCCTCCGCCGCCGGTGGCGCCATCGCGTTCGGCAACGCGCCCGAGGCCGTCGCCGGCCAGGAGACCTTCGGCCACGGTCACGGCGCCGGTCACGGCTCCGGCAAGACCGACGGCGCCCGCGGTCTCCGCTTCACCCCGGTCGCGCCCAACACCGCCGACAAGGTGACCGTCCCCTCCGGCTACGCGCAGAACGTGGTCATCCGCTGGGGCGAGCCCATCCTCCGCGGCGCCCCGGCCTTCGACTCCGAGAAGCAGACGGCGAAGGCCCAGGCCGGCCAGTTCGGCTACAACAACGACTTCCTCTCCCTGCTGCCGCTGCACGGTGAGCGCGACCGTCAGGTCCTCGTGGCGAACCACGAGTACACCGACGAGGTCCTGATGTTCCGCGGCTACGACGCCGCCGCTCCGACGCGCGAGCAGGTCGAGATCGCCTGGGCCGCGCACGGCCTCTCGGTCGTCGTCGTCCAGGAGGAGCACCGTACGGGCAGGCTCACCCCGGTCTCCCGCCACCACCTCAACCGTCGCCTCCACACGACCAGCGAGTTCGAGGTGACCGGCCCCGCCGCCGGCAGCGCCCTGCTGAAGACCTCCGCCGACCCCGAGGGCCGTACGGTCCTCGGCACGCTGAACAACTGCGCCGGCGGCACCACTCCGTGGGGCACCACCCTCCACGGCGAGGAGAACTTCAACCAGTACTTCGCCAACGGCTCCAGCGCCACCGACAAGCGCTACGGCGTCGGCACCGGTGCCACCGAGCGCAAGTGGGAGCGGTTCGACAAGCGCTTCGACCTCAAGCAGGAGCCCAACGAGGTCCACCGCTTCGGCTGGGTCGTCGAGCTCGACCCGTACGACCCCGAATCGACCCCCCGCAAGCGCACCGCGCTCGGCCGCTTCAAGCACGAGGCCGCGCAGCCCCGGCTGACCGCCGACGGCCGTCCGGTCGTCTACATGGGCGACGACGAGCGGTTCGACTACTTCTACAAGTTCGTCTCCAGCAAGCGGATGAAGAAGGGGAACTCGCGGGCCGCCCGCGAGCACAACCTCACCCTGCTCGACGAGGGCACCCTGTACGTCGCCAAGCTGACCGGCGACTCCCCGGCAGCCGAGATCGACGGCACCGGCAAGCACCCCACCGACGGCGAGTTCGACGGCTCCGGCGTGTGGATCCCGCTCGCCACCGGCGACGTCTCGCACGTCCCCGGCATGACCGCCGAGGAGGTGTACGTCTTCACCCGCCTCGCCGGTGACAAGGTCGGCGCCACCAAGATGGACCGCCCCGAGGACGTCGAGCCGTCCCCGCGCACCGGTCGCGTCTACGTCGCGCTCACCAACAACACCGACCGCGGCAAGGCCGGCAAGGCCGGTGCCGACGAGGCCAACCCGCGCAACCTCAACAAGCACGGGCAGATCCTGGAGCTCGCCGAGAACTGGGACGACCCGTCGTCCGACGGTTTCGCCTGGCGTCTCTTCCTGGTCGCCGGTGACCCGAACGACCCGGCCACCTACTTCGCGGGCTACCCGAAGGAGAAGGTCTCCCAGATCTCCTGCCCGGACAACGTGGCCTTCGACCCGCACGGCAACCTGTGGATCTCCACGGACGGCGCCCAGCTCGGCTCGCACGACGGCCTGTTCGGTGTCGCCACCCAGGGCGAGCGCCGCGGTGAGCTCAAGCAGTTCCTGACCGTGCCCAAGGGCGCCGAGACCTGCGGCCCGATCATCCAGGACCGCCGTGTCCTGGTGGCCGTCCAGCACCCGGGCGAGATCGACGGCGCCTCCGTCGAGAACCCGAAGTCGGAGTGGCCCGACGGCCCCGGCAAGATCGTCCGCCCGTCGGTCGTCGCCGTGTGGCGCACGGACGGCCGCGACATCGGGGTCTGA
- a CDS encoding VWA domain-containing protein: MGIRSMLRKVFGRDREESPATTVVPPQTRESTSTATSTASPSETVTAEATVTERAAEPVAEPVAAASSAATTAPARATASSGSGSTDTSEAVARRAADDLVAASFDNPQIPRARAKTPSATPESPATETKVPAAAEDPVVAEAETPTTTEVPAAAEDPVVAEAETPTATEVPAAAEDPVVAEAETPAATEVPAAAEAPETAAEAAPAEETVESADATAADDAPAGAKAEAEADAEPVAETPPTAAAEPEAVETAEPEAVESVEAVEAPVAEEATAPEAEVAPEADEVAPETTAAKPEVEVDTAEEAVTAEPEAAVVAAAADTTSVAEAVEEPQAEQAEPEATEAVPEVEPAAEPEAEAVVAEPEAEAEATEVEPATEPEPEAVVAEPEPADIAAPLTGGDRLPAHLVDAYDAAAAQLTAQGLSGARAAVYLVVDRSGSMRGYFKDGSVQRLAEQVTALAAHLDEDATVTTVFFSTDIDGTVDLTPADLTPTRIDEVNATLGRLGRTNYHRAVEEVLAHHEKADPTRTALVVFQTDGAPESKAAATQALAEAAERPLHWRFVAWGEEDSKAFDYLRKLDGTPRTGTYFAGVAPAGTAHAVFYGGLLAGLEF, translated from the coding sequence ATGGGTATTCGGAGCATGCTGCGCAAGGTGTTCGGCCGAGACCGCGAGGAATCCCCGGCGACCACCGTCGTCCCGCCCCAGACGCGTGAGTCCACGTCGACGGCGACGTCGACGGCTTCGCCCTCGGAGACGGTCACGGCAGAGGCCACGGTCACGGAGCGGGCGGCGGAACCGGTCGCCGAGCCGGTCGCCGCCGCGTCCTCGGCCGCGACGACGGCTCCGGCCAGGGCGACGGCGTCGTCCGGGTCCGGGTCCACGGACACCTCGGAGGCGGTGGCACGACGGGCGGCGGACGACCTGGTGGCGGCGTCGTTCGACAACCCGCAGATCCCGCGGGCCCGGGCGAAGACCCCGTCGGCCACGCCGGAGTCGCCCGCGACCGAGACAAAGGTCCCGGCCGCCGCGGAGGACCCGGTCGTCGCGGAGGCGGAGACCCCGACCACGACCGAGGTGCCGGCCGCCGCGGAAGACCCGGTCGTCGCGGAGGCGGAGACCCCGACCGCGACCGAGGTGCCGGCCGCCGCGGAAGACCCGGTCGTCGCTGAGGCGGAGACCCCGGCCGCGACCGAGGTGCCGGCCGCCGCGGAGGCTCCTGAGACCGCCGCGGAGGCCGCGCCGGCCGAGGAGACCGTCGAGTCGGCGGACGCCACCGCGGCCGACGACGCCCCGGCAGGGGCGAAGGCCGAGGCGGAAGCCGACGCCGAGCCCGTGGCGGAGACCCCGCCCACGGCGGCAGCCGAGCCGGAGGCCGTGGAAACGGCCGAGCCGGAAGCCGTGGAGTCGGTGGAGGCTGTGGAGGCCCCGGTGGCCGAGGAGGCGACCGCGCCCGAGGCCGAGGTCGCACCCGAGGCCGACGAGGTGGCGCCGGAGACGACCGCCGCCAAGCCCGAGGTCGAGGTCGACACGGCCGAGGAGGCGGTCACGGCCGAGCCCGAGGCCGCTGTCGTCGCCGCCGCCGCCGACACGACCTCGGTGGCGGAGGCCGTCGAGGAGCCGCAGGCGGAGCAGGCCGAGCCGGAGGCCACCGAGGCCGTGCCGGAGGTCGAGCCCGCCGCCGAGCCCGAGGCAGAGGCAGTGGTCGCCGAGCCCGAGGCAGAGGCAGAGGCCACCGAGGTCGAGCCCGCCACCGAGCCCGAGCCCGAGGCAGTGGTCGCCGAGCCCGAGCCCGCCGACATCGCCGCCCCCCTGACCGGGGGCGACCGCCTTCCCGCCCATCTGGTCGACGCCTACGACGCCGCCGCCGCGCAGCTGACGGCGCAGGGCCTCTCCGGGGCGCGCGCCGCCGTGTACCTGGTGGTCGACCGGTCCGGGTCGATGCGCGGGTACTTCAAGGACGGTTCCGTGCAGCGGCTCGCGGAGCAGGTGACCGCGCTCGCGGCGCACCTCGACGAGGACGCCACCGTCACGACCGTGTTCTTCTCGACGGACATCGACGGAACGGTCGACCTCACCCCGGCCGACCTCACGCCGACCCGGATCGACGAGGTCAACGCCACCCTCGGCCGCCTGGGCCGGACCAACTACCACCGCGCCGTGGAAGAGGTCCTCGCCCACCACGAGAAGGCCGACCCGACCCGTACCGCCCTGGTCGTCTTCCAGACGGACGGCGCGCCGGAGTCGAAGGCCGCCGCCACCCAGGCCCTGGCCGAGGCCGCGGAGCGTCCGCTGCACTGGCGCTTCGTGGCCTGGGGCGAGGAGGACAGCAAGGCCTTCGACTACCTCCGCAAGCTCGACGGCACCCCCCGTACCGGCACGTACTTCGCGGGCGTGGCCCCGGCCGGGACCGCGCACGCGGTCTTCTACGGCGGCCTGCTCGCCGGTCTGGAGTTCTGA